The DNA region GACATCTGTTGCAGAATGTCCTTCTCAGCCATCAGGAATTCCGGCCCAAGGCCACGTGGTGTGCCACTGCCCGCTCGCACCCTGTCCACCACACAAGCCAGTTGGCAGTTGGTCAGCTGTGATGACATCTGTCACAAGTGTCATCCTTTCTTCTTGGTTCGGGTTGTAGGAACAGGTCAAAGCTCTTGTGGATGTCCAGGCCATGGCTATGCGTCtgaggggaccctgggctggctgAACCCGAGGCGCACACGTACCTTGTTCACCTCTGTGTGCTCAGGGCTGAGCATGGGGCATGGTGCCCAGGAGTCACCAAATTAGTGCTTGTTGAGTGAATGACAGAAAGATTCCTGCCCCCTGAGGTTTGCCGCTTCACAGCCACTCACGGGCCCTGATGCCTTTGCAGATTCACAATCTGACCAAGGGGTCAGCGCTCTGGGCTCGCTGTGTCAGCCAGGTCTGGACCTGTGGGAAGGCTGGGTCTGCCTCATCCAGCCATGGGCAGGACGGTCAGCTGAGGGCAGCCAATTCCGGCACGGTTGTTGGTCAAGCTGCATAGACCAGACGAGCAGGTGCTGGGTGGGTAAAGGGACTCGGGACAGCCAGGAGTCCGGGAAGGGCAGGTGGAGAGAGCAGTGTGATGGACCGTGGCTCTCAGGGGTGTTGATGGCCACTGGACATCCGGCCCATGAAGGACACCACTGCCCTCCTTAGACTTGGGTTTTTAGAGGGCCCTGCCTGCTTAGGGTTTAGTGTGCACCCTAATTCTCCTAAGAGTCCAACTTCAGACCGAGACCCAGGGTGGAACCCTACACTTTGATCTGTGTGAGGGGCTCACGGCTGCGTCTCGAGCTTGTGGTCAGACGCGGTGTCCGTGGTGCCACCTCCCTCCTCGTgcagtgtgtgtctctgtgcagATTGGGGACCCCTGATGGCTTGTGCCCAGGGGTGTGACGGGTAAGGGGTCGGGGCAGCTTTTTGTACAGGGGGTGTCATCCTGGTTGCTGGCTGGGGGAAGGAGTGAGTGGTCAGCGGCACCTGTGGCTCCTGGGGCATTGCTGTTTCAGGCCCCTGGCTGAGCTGAGGGTGAGTCTTGGGCCTGGGGGCCGGGCAGCTTTGCCGGTCCAGGTGGCAGTGGTTTGTGATTGACGGCTGGGGAGCGCTGGGTTAAAACAACCCATCTGCCTGCCCACACGTGTCCCTCAGCCTGCAAATCGCTCCCAGGGCTTCCCAGGATAGCTGTCACCATGGAGACGGCACTTCCAGGCAGGGCACCCTGAGAGGTAGCGGGAGAAAGAGGAAGTTAACCCTGTGAGTGCTGGGCTCCCGTTCCTGACCGCTGCCCCGGCCCGTCcttgggaggagggggtgggagtcGTGTTGTGAACTCTGGGGGGGCCGGGGCCAAGTGAGGCTCTCACGCACCCGATTCTTCAAAAATCTGTAAAGCCAGAGCAGATGCCAAGGAAATGACCAGAAACCGATGGGGAGGGTAAGAGGAGGCCGCTGGCTGGCAGGACCCCAGCACGGGCCCTTCCCGTGGGGTCTCGTGGGATGGAGACCCCAAATCTGTGCCCATTTAATAGGGATGTGGCTGGAGTGTCGGTGGTTTCTGGCTCTCAGAGACTGTGCTGTAAATCGCCCTCAGAGGTGGGAAGGGGCAGCTTTCCGACGGGTCGGCTGTGTCTCAGGCCCGCTGTGCCAGGGGTTCCATGAGGGCACTTCCGTCCACACAGGGGGTGAGGAGCCCCCCTGGGCCTCTAGAATTCGGTACAGAATGGGGGGGTTGTGGCCCCTCCCCAACGAGAAGGAACAGGATTTGCCGCCGGCTGGTCGGCCCGCTGGCCTGCCCTCCGCACCCTGGCCATCCCTCCTCCCAGGAGCCCCGCTGGGGACAGGGTTTCTGGGGGGACGGCAGAGGGCTATCAGCAGGTGGACGGCACCTAGGGAACCGCCGTCCCAGTGAGCTGGACTTCTGTGCCAAGAGCGGCCTTCTCCTTTGCTCTGCCTGTGGAAGCTCGTCCCTGGCCTCCCTGGGACCACCGTGTTCTCCTTGGCTGGAGCCAAGTGTCCATCCAAGATGGAGATGCCAGGGGCATAGGCTCTGGGTAACCTCTGCTTTCCTCGGAAAACCAGCTCCTGGGAAGGGGGGCTCCAGTGGGCTGGGCCTTCCCCAACCCCCGAGCCCCACCCAGCCCCATGCTGCCCCATGGGGGGCACAGCTGGCCGTGAGCCCATCTCCAAATCTGGTTCCCAAGGGTGACTCAGCAGCTTCTCCATCCCTGCTTCCCGCACCCCATCTCCTGTGGCAACACAGGCCCCAGCCCGAGGGCTCCAGGTGTGCCCCTGGCTTGAGGGTCAGAGGGCAGTGAGCCCGACCCGGCCTGGATGATGGGCTGAGGTCTGTCCTGGGGGGATGCGAGCTCATGAGTGGCCCCGCAGCTACGTGCCCTTCACCCACATAAGCTCCCTCGGTTCCCACCATAACCCGATGTTACAGAGCAGAAATCGAGGCCCCCAGAGTGCCTTGCAGagtgaaggtcacacagctggcaaaggGCAGACCGGGCTTGACATCACCTCTGCTTGGTGACAGCTTCGGAGGGGGATGGGCTATAACGTACCTCTCTTCATAACTATAGGCCCCTGACCCCTAATTCGAGCTCTCAGGGCCAGATGGATTTTACAGTTCAGAATTGTGTCCATCAGGGTCCCAGGTGGAGACTGATGACTGCCCAAGTGAGGAGAACCTGAGGACTAAGGTGTGGGCCAGGTGTGGACCCTGTCACCACCCCCGGCCGAGGGGCTGGGCAGGGTTACGTGGATGAGGCCGCCCAGAGGGACAACCTTTGGTGGAGGGACACCGCCAGCCTGGGGCTGCCCCCAGGAGGGACCTGGGGAtgaacacccccccacccccactgtcaCGTCCCCCCTGGGACCCCACTGGCTGGTTGCAGCCAGGAGCCAGGGAGAGGGTGGCCCCCTCCGGTCGGCCCCCGCGGTGGAGGGTGGAGGGGGCGTGACCTGAAGAGCAGCAGAGCCCACGATGGTCCCGTCCGGGCAGGGATTTCGGTGCCACCCTCAGAGGGCGAGACACAGCAGGGCGGGCAGCTTGAGACTCAAGCACAGTGAACACACAGCCTTGACCCTGAGCTGGGCAAGGACCATGGATGCCCGGTGCGTGCAGGCGAGCTTGCGCTGCCCGGACCAGTCTTTGGAGAATTGGGGATGGGGGGCTGTGGCGGGCGTGGAGCTTCCTGAGCACGGCTCTCACCTTCGTCCCCTTGGCCTGGATCCTGGGTGTGGAGGCCCCACATGTATGCGGGAGCGTGAGTGCAAACATGGGGCCAGGCCCGCTGTCCCTGCCCTTGCAGCTGTGATTGTTGGGGTCTCAGGAGCGTCCTCGCCCCTCCTCTGACGCTCTTGTCGGGGTGGCTCAAGCCCCCCCAGCCTTGGTACTCAGCAGGGCGGCCCTGGATGGGGCCTGTCGACAGCAGCGCTGCGGGATCTTTCCCTGGAGATGCGGACGGTCCCGGCTGTGACAAAGCAGCCTGGTCATTCGTGCTGTGAGTTGGGCACTGGTGACCTCGGTTTACCGTCTGCCCGTTTTTCTGAGGCAGCTCCTGGGCCGGGGCTGCGGCATCCATGCTGCGTTGTCCTTGGGGCCCAGCACAGGGGGGGTGGAGGCCCAGAAACGTCCGGCGGATGGATaaacgaaagaaagaaacaacagacGCAGGAGCCGTGCATCCATCGCTGCTTGGCCTCGGCTGATAGTCACCGTGTCCGGTGACAATAACTTTGATGTTTTCTTGGCTGAaaccccagctgacaccttgttTAGTGAATGTTCCCCGTGAAGCCAGATTTGATCAATCATTTCCCCCAGATTCAATGTACCGCAAGCACTGATGTTCACATCAAACCTGCAGCAGGTTAGATGTAGGTCTAGGCTGCGGCCCCACGTGAGGGCGTTCCCTCTGCCCACGCCACCCCTGCCATGGGACAGCcctgtgccccctgccccctgcggCATCAGCTCGGCTGCCTGCTCTCCTGCAGGACTCTGAATCTCCAGGGGTTGGTTTGGAGATGGTGGGACGGTGGATGCTTGCGGGCCGGCAGGAGAGTCTGGTGGGTGGGGGTTCCCACAcgtccctccccccacctgccGTGCCATTGGAGGGCAAACATCGACGCCCTCTGAAAGCACCCCAGTGGGGGCTGTGCTCCCATGGACCCTGGAGAGGCCCTGGCCCCGTGGGGCAGTGCAGCCTGGCCCTGAGCGAGCTCTGCCCTCTCGGCCCTGCCTCCTGGGTCCCCCAGGTGCCCGCTCTGGTCACCCCATGGCCTTTCAGGTTTCAGTGGAGAAATCAGAGCAGGGTCACAGACCCCATGCAGGTGCAGGCCAGCCGCACTGATGACTGTGTGGGTAAATGGGCTTGGTGGGTGCCCGCGAGGTTGATCCACCTTGAAAGGCTGTCTGGCCTTTTCAGCATGGGTGCTGGTTCTGACACTTCGGAACCAGGCGGCCTTGGGTTTGAATGGTGGCCGTGACTCCGCTATAAGATGGTCCCCACTCCCGGGCTTTGGGGGGACGGGCTGGGCAGCTCTGGCCGGCGCGTGGGCCTGTGGGGTGAGGAACGCTGCCGGAGGGGAAGCGACCTCTGGTGACCCCACTTGGCCCTACCCCGTCTTCTGGGGCCCAGGCCCCAGCTGGGACCCCGAGGGCGGGGGGCTGCCTTCCCGCTGCCGCCTGGCCCTGCAGCGGTGCTGTGGAGACCGGGGGTGGCGCAGTGACCCCCCCTCCTGCCCTCGCTGCAGCTCCTTCCTCTACGCCTTCCTGAACCTGCTGGTCAGCGCCTTCCTGGTCTTCCTGGTCTTCATCGCCAGCACCATCGTGAGCGTGGGCTTCACCATGTGGTGTGACGCTGTCACTGAGAAGGGCACCGTGCCCCACAGGTGCGCCCTGGGCCCCGCCCGCCGCTCCTGGGATGACGTCTTCCTGCACGAACCCCGCCCTGAGCCCGCAGCTTTGCTCATCCCACCCATTCCCCCGCCTGTGCACACCTGGCCGCCCCTGCCCTGGGGCCCGTACCCCCTTCCCAGTTCAGGGAGCCCACAGCGGCTTCACGCAAGAGCAGGGGCCCCACAAACCCTGGGGGTGGATCGGGGTATGGGGGGGATGGAGGCCCAGGAGGTCGGAGGTTCCGGCTTGCCCGTCATTGCTGGCACGTGGTTGGGTGACGGGGCCCCACAGGGTGGGCTCCAGGTCCCGGAAGGCCCCGGAGAGCCAGCCCTCTGCTGCCGTTGGGGGCAGAGGCCTGGGCCCAGGTGTGGTAATAAGGAGGGTGTGGAATatgagggtggggggggggacggTGAGGGACGGGAGTGGAAGTTTCTGGTCGGAGGGCGTCGGGGACGGAGGCCTTCGGGGCTGGGACGGAGGCTCTGGGCCCTGAGGCAGGGGCCATCTCTGGCTTGGGGGCGGCCCAAGGTGGAGCATGGTGACTGCCTGACCCCCGGCAAAGGGCTGCCCGCTGCCCAGCCCTAAGGGGCATCGTGCAGTGCCCCAGGCCATTCCCCTGGAAAGGCAGGGACCCTTGGGTTACCTCTTCCAGAGACTCCAGattctttctttaagaaaaatcagATCTGGAACCTTAAAGTATAGAATGGACAGAAGATCCGAagtgggcgggggcagggggcatCTACCAGCTTATCCTGCACCTTCACCTCGGGGGTCCCCGGGGTGCCTCTGCAGCAGCTTGGGGCACACAACAGAGGGAAGTTCAAGCACCCTGGGTGGGTGGCTCTTTTGGGGTCCACACCAGGGCAGCCCATCTGTGGGCTGGGGTCTTGCCCATGCTGAGCTGCGCCCTGCCTGATGGGCCCCCGGCCACCTGCTTCCTCACCGGCCCGCCCACCCAGAGCCCTCGGAGCATGGGCAGGCCCCTGGGTGTGGCCTTGGGCTTCTCTAGAGAGAGTTTCTTTACCCTCAcaaactccatttccagccctcCAGCCCCATCCTCCAGCCCCTTGCAGGGTCCAGCCCCTTGCAGGGCGCGCCGGGGCCTCTGGGCCTCCCTCTGCCAGGCACCTCGCTCCCGTTAACGTGTGCTGACACCTCGGATGCTACGGGCCCCTGAGCCCAGGCCGCATTCACCCCAGGCTTCTGAGGCTGGCCTGGCCCAGCCTGTCTACTCATTCACCCCAGGCTTCTGAGGCTGGCCTGGCCCAGCCTGTCTACAGACGAGGAGCTTGTGGGGGTCACTAGCACTTTGTAGTTTGCCCTGCTAGTTCCCGCTGGTTACATTGGCCTGTGCTGCCAGCCCCAGGAGGTGAAGGGTGAGCGGGTCAGGTGGCTGGGGCTGCCCCCGTGGATGCCCGTGGCCCTTCAGCCGGGCTACTGTGTAGCTCAGTCCGGGGACCAAGGGGCTAGAAGCAGCAGCCCAGCAGCCCTGCAGCCCTGCTTCTGAGGCCCCTGGCTCTGCGGGGGCCAAGGCTGGGGTCTCCAGGAGAGTGACGGGCAGCGCTGTGGCCCCCACTGTCCAGCGCCAGATGGGGGCCGGGTCTGCAGGTTCCCTGCCCCACACGTGAGGCCCCACCCCGCCTGTCTGCCCCACCTTGGGGACAGCCGCTCGCCGTTTGGGGGTGATGCCCTGCTGCCCCCCGTGCTTGGTCCCCCAGCGGTCCCCATCCACCCTGCGTCTTGCCGTTGTAGCTGCGAGGAGCTCCAGGACGTCGACTTGGAACTGAACGCGGACAACTCTGCCTTCTACGATCAGCTCGCGGTCGCCCAGGTGGGTGGCGCTGCCCAGGCGGACGGCAGGCGTCCATTGCTGGGCAGGGGGCGATCGCCCAAGTGGGTGGCGCTGCCCAGGCGGACGGCAGGCGTGCATTGCTGGGCAGGGGGCCGTTCACTGCTGAACATTCACTGAGTGCACAGCGAACccatcccctcaccccacccGGGGCAGGAAGCACACTCGCAGCTAAGGACGGTGCCAGGCAGAGGAGATGGAGTTGAGTGAGCCCTGTGCTGGGGGAGCAGTCGGGAAGGCTTCCCAGCGGACGGCTGGATCTTGGAGACTGAGAGGATGCCTGCAGGGGGTGCGGAGGGGTGGGCTGTGGGGCGTCCGAGGAGGAGGGAACAGCGTGAGCTAACTGCAGAGGCGGGGAGGCCTGGGGAGTGAGGGCGTGGCTCTGTGCCCGGTGGTGCTGGGAAGGAAGCCAGGCGTCATCCTGGGTCTGCAGTGCCGGGGCCGGGAGTCTGGATTCTGGTCCTGGCACCAAGTGGGCCCTCAGAGAGACGCCTGAGGGCTCACAGTTTGAGTCCCCAGAGAGGGATGCCGAGGCAGTGTCTGAGGAAGGGTGTCGCAGGAGGGGATCCGCCCCTGCATTTGGAGGAGCCCCCCAGCCACTGTTGGGGAGACCCTtctcctccagccctgcccttgTATCAGCTTCGTCCCCTGCCCGCCAGGAGACCACGGGGCAACTCCGGGGACCCTGTCTGCTGGAACGCAGGCATGTCGGGACATGTGGTCAGAGAGGGCCTGTCCCTCAAAATCTGCATCTGACCCTGACGATGACCCTGATGGCAGGGATGACGGGGCCCCCCGGGCAGGGGGCGGATCCTTTCAACACAGGGCAGGGCTCACCAGCCTTCAGGTCCACCTCTGGACCCGCATTGGCCAGTGGCTGGTCTGAGGACTCTTTCTATGGCGAGGAGCCCTGTAGGGGGTGCTGGACGTCGTGTGGGTCCCGCTGAGACGAGCGGAGCCTGCCGGAGACACCGTCACGCAAATTTAGTGGGAAACGCTCCAGCCTGAGTTTATGGAATTTATGCCGATCAGATCAAGGAAGGTACAGGCTAAGTCTGACGACAAACACCCTCAACTGAGTCAGTTTAATTGCAGCTCGAGGCTGGTTCTGATTAAACTGTTTCCCCTTCAACTGTTTGGAAACGGCAGATAAAGGTCAATTCGTTCCGGCGATTGGAGGGGGCTCCGTTACGGACGAAACGAGCTCCGTTGGAGCCCAGCGGCCCCAGCTCCTCCCGGGCCCTGCCTGGGCGCGAGGGTGGGCAGAGTTCCCAAAGCGTTTGCACAGCTTGGGGGCCGGGAGGGCCGCCAGATGCCGGGGGTGACGTCCCTGTCCTGTCCTGTCCCCGCAGCACCTCGTTCCTTCCCCAGCGGGTCCGTCCTTTTCCCGGGGGGCGGGTGGTGGCCACTGGGTCTGGCTGGCCCCCTCACCCCGCCCTCTGCCCCCACAGTTCGGCCTCTGGGCCTCGTGGCTGGCCTGGCTGGCCATCACCATCCTGGCCTTCCTGAAAGTCTACCACAACTACCGCCAGGAGGACCTGCTGGACAAACTGGTCCACGAGAAGGAGCTGCTGCTGGCCAGGCCGGCCCCCCACGCCGCCTTCCAGGGCGAGAAGAGCGCCGTCATCTAGGCCTGGCCCCGGACGCCCCGTCCAGGGCACATGGCCTGCCCTGGGGCCGCGGCCGGGGCTCTGCCCGGCCCCCCGCGACTTGCATGCCTCCCCTCGGCACTGCGTGTACTGAGCGACCCCCTCACCAGGCGCCCCGTTCCCAGCCTGAGCGGCGTGGCAGCCGACGGGTGGGAGGGCCTCCCCCAGGTGCCACGTGGGGGCAACGGGCCTGTCCCCGTGTCAGCCTGGAGGGACGCCCTCCGGCCAGCGGGCTGGCTGTGGTCCCCCTGCTCCCCGGGCCTCGGCTGGATGCCACCTGCGTGATTTCCTGCAAGGTTCCGTGGCAGCAGCCCGAGTCCCCAGCGTGACCCCACCGGCCCGCAATGGTCACACTTGTCACTTGCTCCTGAGCCGCGTGTGGACAAGAATCCCACCACCTGCGAGAAAGAGCCGAGTGTGGGACGGAGCTGCCCTCTGGCCCCGGGTGGTCCCCACCCAGGGCTGAGTCCCCTCTGCTGCGGCTCCAGAGCCCCTGGGGCCAGACTAGTCTCAGCGCTAGAAGCACAGGCACGGGGGGCTGGACCTGGGGTCAGGTGGTGGCTTCGCGGGCGTCCTGGGGACTTGCCCGGGGAGGCCCCGGGGGCCCCCGTGCGGGCTGGGCCTGTGCTTGGGGGGCGGAGACATGGACTCCAGATGTGGAGGTGCCATTTCGCAGGGGAGCGGGGGCCAGGTGCCACTGCGggtgtctgtgtgcatgtgagGCACGtgagggtgtgcgtgtgtgtgtgatgtgggtGCACATGTGGTcagagtgtgtgcatgtgtgtgagtgtgcacgtGGGCCTGCATGGCGAGGTGTGAGCGTGTGTGAATGTGGGTGTGAGTGTGCAGGTGAGCGTGCCCATGCACAGGGGTGTGGGAGCGTGCAGGTGTGGGTGGAGACCAGAGCGGGCAGCAGTCTGCAACCCCGTCCCCGGGTGCCCCCAGGGCCCCTTGCACCCCAGAGGAGGGGGCTGCCTTCCCAACTCAGGAGGCCCCGAGGGCATGGTCCTGCCCCCTCGGCAGCaggtggtggagctgggaggGGAACTGGGACCCTGGAGCTCTGCAACAAGCCACCAGGGGCTGCTTGGCTGTGGACGCCCCTCCTCTCGGGGCTCCCCGGCTTCCGCACCCTGTCCTCCGTGTCCTGTCCGGGATTGGGGTGCCCAAGGTGTAAGcatgccccgcccctcccctgagCTTAGTAAATAGTTTCCTGGTCTGGCCTGCGTGCTAGTTTGCCCCCCACCCTCCAGGGGAAGGTGAGCCCCCAGCTCCCCATGTCCATGGCTCTCGCCACCGGTGGATGGTTCAGTCTCCCAAAAAGCGGGGGAACAGGGCGTCCAGAGGCCACGGATCTGGGCCTGGGTCAAGGTGCCAGGCGTGGCGGGCAGCCCGGGCCTGGGAAGCGAGGCTGCAGGTCACTTGTCATGACGCTGCTCAGCTGGCACCTTTCGGGAGTGGGGGCTTGGCACCAGGGTGACTGAGGTTCCTGGCATCTCAGATGCTCTGGCCCCGGGCCTGGCTGAGAGTTTTGGGAAGAGCAACAGGGTCCTTGGGGAGGTGTTTTGACAGAACCTGAGGCCCCCGAGGGGATGCGCCCGCCCTAGTCCGCCGGCCGTGGGGACCCCGTCCGGCCCCGGGGAGCTCCTGGTCTCCAGCAGAAGGTCGGGTGGCTCTGCCTTGTCCCCCGTCAGGTAGCAGCCGTCTGGGCCCTGGAGGGAGGAGCAGGGCCAGGATGTGGGCTTCCGGAGCCCGAGGGTCTGCTGCAGATTTGACGCCTGTGGATGGCCTGGAGCTGATCTGAGCAGCCCCTTGGTCAGGCGAGCAGAGACCTGCGTGCGCTTACAGGGCCACCTGCAGAGCGGGACTGCCGCTGACACACTGGCTGGCTGCACCGGCACCCCCAGACATCCCCGCCCCGGGGGCTTCTGGGAGAGGCACAGCTGGCCCCGGGGAGGGGGTACTGGGACAGGAGCCGCGCGCCCTTGCAGTGGGCAGGGGACGGGACCCTCCGGGGCCGGACAGGAGGGGTGGCCGTGCCTCTGAGGCTCCTGAGGTGGGTGCACCCGATCGCTTCCATGATGCCTTGCTTCTCCCCGCTGCTGTTTGATAATGGACATCCTGTATTACTTCTACTTCTGGCTTAACTGAAAGTAAAGATTCTTAAACTTAAATGTATCCATCTATTTCTCAAgtcaaaatagaaacaaaaatacctGAGCCTCTAAAGTGGGCAAGGAGGGATCTCTTTGCCCGTCTTTGCTCCATCTCCAGTTTGCCTTGTTTCCATTGTTGTATCGGCTTTCGATTGAAGACTTAAAGCACTGCACTCCGTGTTTGCTCCTGGAGTTCCCGGAACTTACTAGCAACTGGGAGTTGGTCCCCCTCCCCCACGGCGGCTGTACCCTCACATCCGCACATTTTCTCATGGGTTCCCTTCTCACTGCTTCCCGTCGAGACTTCACGGGTGTGAGGATGGATTTCAAATTTTGGAATTTTTGGGGTTGTCGGGTGCACCTTGAGCAACATTTTCCCGAAGACTATGGGCGTCACGGTCTCTCGGACCCTCCAGGGCTGAACGTGTCTTTGCAATGAGCGAACAGCCCTTAGCTGAGCGCAGCGGGGCCGCGAGGAGGGGAGTGCCACAGCCCGGCCCCTCTGGgcggctccccccgccccccagtacCTGCCCCAGGGCTCTGGCGCTGGGCTTAGCCTGCTTGTCTTCTTCAGGGGGCAGGGTGAGACGAGGCTGGGGAGGGTGGgctggtgtgtgtggggtgtgtgatgCTGGAGGGTCCCCGAGGGCCAGGGCCTGGAGCCCCGCCGTGGACCCCACTAGGACACTGCTCCTGGAGGTGGGCCCCTCTCGGCTGGGCTCCCCACTCGGGGCTCCCCGAGTCCTGAAGCCCGAAGGGACCCCGGAGGCTGCCGCCCCGGCCCCTGAGGCCAGAGGGGACGGCTTGCCCACTTCTGCCTCAGCCGCTGGAGTGACTCCCACCGCAAATCGGTCCCCATTTCCCTCCTTTGGGTAAAAGTCCCCAGACTGAAAGAGGTGCAGTGTGTTTTAATAGAGAATCAGTGTCTCCCCACGTAAGCCGTGGGGACAGATGCTTAGAGAAGGCCCGCGGGAAGGGCAGCACAGCACCGGCGGCTGCGTAGACGCTCGTCTGAAGGCTATGGGGGTGCAGCTTCTCCCCTAGTGGTGCCTCCCGGTGTCTGACCCCGGGCCTCCCTGCTTTGTTCAGGGCCCCGCTCCGTGCAGCGTCTGAGGGGACCCTGGGATCCGTCATCACGTGGCCTCCTTGGCCTGGCAACGGGGACGAAGGCTCAGCGTCTACAAAGTCACGGGACTCCCAGGCCACGCGGCGCCAGCTGGGACCCGGGCGCAGACGGCTGTGTCCTGAGGGTGGTGGGGTCCTCTCGGCCCCCCGATGTCCTCTCTGCGCCGGCCACACCCCCAGGCCGATGGCTAGGGAGGAG from Eschrichtius robustus isolate mEscRob2 chromosome 1, mEscRob2.pri, whole genome shotgun sequence includes:
- the TMEM179 gene encoding transmembrane protein 179, coding for MALNNFLFAQCACYFLAFLFSFVVVVPLSENGHDFRGRCLLFTEGMWLSANLTVQERERFTVQEWGPPAACRFALLASLLSLLLAAAHAWRTLFFLCKGHEGSFLYAFLNLLVSAFLVFLVFIASTIVSVGFTMWCDAVTEKGTVPHSCEELQDVDLELNADNSAFYDQLAVAQFGLWASWLAWLAITILAFLKVYHNYRQEDLLDKLVHEKELLLARPAPHAAFQGEKSAVI